In a genomic window of Penaeus vannamei isolate JL-2024 chromosome 10, ASM4276789v1, whole genome shotgun sequence:
- the LOC113802792 gene encoding flexible cuticle protein 12 → MKSSIFPSSRNTTHPAMNRLLLLACLVAVVVADSYKTPIPILKDDRTQNAYGEYTFDFETGNGIARNEAGKQADGQESSGGWSYTAPEGVPIKLSFTSGVGGYQPVGDHLPVAPTPVPLPYERNDH, encoded by the exons ATGAAGAGCAGCATATTCCCCTCGTCACGGAACACAACACATCCAGCGATGAACCGTCTGCTCCTC cTCGCCTGCCTGGTGGCCGTGGTCGTCGCCGACAGCTACAAGACGCCCATCCCGATCCTCAAGGACGACCGCACACAGAACGCCTACGGCGAGTACACCTTCGACTTCGAGACTGGAAACGGCATCGCCAGGAACGAGGCCGGAAAACAGGCTGATGGCCAGGAGTCCtcgggaggatggag CTACACCGCTCCCGAAGGCGTGCCCATCAAGCTCAGCTTCACCTCCGGTGTGGGCGGCTACCAGCCCGTGGGCGACCACCTCCCCGTGGCACCCACGCCAGTGCCTCTTCCCTACGAACGCAACGACCACTGA
- the LOC113802793 gene encoding endocuticle structural glycoprotein SgAbd-8-like, whose amino-acid sequence MQRLLVLACLVAVVVADSYKTPIPILKDDRTQNAYGEYTFDFETGNGIARNEAGKQADGQESSGGWSYTAPEGVPIKLSFTSGVGGYQPVGDHLPVAPTPVPLPYERQDY is encoded by the exons ATGCAACGTCTTCTTGTT CTCGCCTGCCTGGTGGCCGTGGTCGTCGCCGACAGCTACAAGACGCCCATCCCGATCCTCAAGGACGACCGCACACAGAACGCCTACGGCGAGTACACCTTCGACTTCGAGACTGGAAACGGCATCGCCAGGAACGAGGCCGGAAAACAGGCTGATGGCCAGGAGTCCtcgggaggatggag CTACACCGCTCCCGAAGGCGTGCCCATCAAGCTCAGCTTCACCTCCGGTGTGGGCGGCTACCAGCCCGTGGGCGACCACCTCCCCGTGGCACCCACGCCAGTGCCTCTTCCCTACGAACGTCAGGACTACTAA
- the LOC113802785 gene encoding endocuticle structural glycoprotein SgAbd-8-like: MQRLLVLACLVAVVVADSYKTPIPILKDDRTQNAYGEYTFDFETGNGIARNEAGKQADGQESSGGWSYTAPEGVPIKLSFTSGVGGYQPVGDHLPVAPTPVPLPYERQDY, translated from the exons ATGCAACGTCTTCTTGTT CTCGCCTGCCTGGTGGCCGTGGTCGTCGCCGACAGCTACAAGACGCCCATCCCGATCCTCAAGGACGACCGCACACAGAACGCCTACGGCGAGTACACCTTCGACTTCGAGACTGGAAACGGCATCGCCAGGAACGAGGCCGGAAAACAGGCTGATGGCCAGGAGTCCtcgggaggatggag CTACACCGCTCCCGAAGGCGTGCCCATCAAGCTGAGCTTCACCTCCGGTGTGGGCGGCTACCAGCCCGTGGGCGACCACCTCCCCGTGGCACCCACGCCAGTGCCTCTTCCCTACGAACGTCAGGACTACTAA
- the LOC113802775 gene encoding endocuticle structural glycoprotein SgAbd-8-like, translating to MQRLLILACLVAVVVADSYKTPIPILKDDRTQNAYGEYTFDFETGNGIARNEAGKQADGQESSGGWSYTAPEGVPIKLSFTSGVGGYQPVGDHLPVAPTPVPLPYERQDY from the exons ATGCAACGACTTCTTATC CTCGCCTGCCTGGTGGCCGTGGTCGTCGCCGACAGCTACAAGACGCCCATCCCGATCCTCAAGGACGACCGCACACAGAACGCCTACGGCGAGTACACCTTCGACTTCGAGACTGGAAACGGCATCGCCAGGAACGAGGCCGGAAAACAGGCTGATGGCCAGGAGTCCtcgggaggatggag CTACACCGCTCCCGAAGGCGTGCCCATCAAGCTCAGCTTCACCTCCGGTGTGGGCGGCTACCAGCCCGTGGGCGACCACCTCCCCGTGGCACCCACGCCAGTGCCTCTTCCCTACGAACGTCAGGACTACTAA
- the LOC113802780 gene encoding endocuticle structural glycoprotein SgAbd-8-like — translation MQRLLVLACLVAVVVADSYKTPIPILKDDRTQNAYGEYTFDFETGNGIARNEAGKQADGQESSGGWSYTAPEGVPIKLSFTSGVGGYQPVGDHLPVAPTPVPLPYERQDY, via the exons ATGCAACGTCTTCTTGTT CTCGCCTGCCTGGTGGCCGTGGTCGTCGCCGACAGCTACAAGACGCCCATCCCGATCCTCAAGGACGACCGCACACAGAACGCCTACGGCGAGTACACCTTCGACTTCGAGACTGGAAACGGCATCGCCAGGAACGAGGCCGGAAAACAGGCTGATGGCCAGGAGTCCtcgggaggatggag CTACACCGCTCCCGAAGGCGTGCCCATCAAGCTCAGCTTCACCTCCGGTGTGGGCGGCTACCAGCCCGTGGGCGACCACCTCCCCGTGGCACCCACGCCAGTGCCTCTTCCCTATGAACGTCAGGACTACTAA
- the LOC138862824 gene encoding endocuticle structural glycoprotein SgAbd-8-like encodes MQRLLVLACLVAVVVADSYKTPIPILKDDRTQNAYGDYTFDFETGNGIARNEAGKQADGQESSGGWSYTAPEGVPIKLSFTSGVGGYQPVGDHLPVAPTPVPLPYERQDY; translated from the exons ATGCAACGTCTTCTTGTT CTCGCCTGCCTGGTGGCCGTGGTCGTCGCCGACAGCTACAAGACGCCCATCCCGATCCTCAAGGACGACCGCACACAGAACGCCTACGGCGATTACACCTTCGACTTCGAGACTGGAAACGGCATCGCCAGGAACGAGGCCGGAAAACAGGCTGATGGCCAGGAGTCCtcgggaggatggag CTACACCGCTCCCGAAGGCGTGCCCATCAAGCTCAGCTTCACCTCCGGTGTGGGCGGCTACCAGCCCGTGGGCGACCACCTCCCCGTGGCACCCACGCCAGTGCCTCTTCCCTACGAACGTCAGGACTACTAA
- the LOC138862926 gene encoding endocuticle structural glycoprotein SgAbd-1-like produces the protein MQRLLILACLVAVVVADSYKTPIPILKDDRTQNAYGEYTFDFETGNGIARNEAGNQADGQESSGGWSYTAPEGVPIKLSFTSGVGGYQPVGDHLPVAPTPVPLPYERQDY, from the exons ATGCAACGACTTCTTATC CTCGCCTGCCTTGTGGCCGTGGTCGTCGCCGACAGCTACAAGACGCCCATCCCGATCCTCAAGGACGACCGCACGCAGAACGCCTACGGCGAGTACACCTTCGACTTCGAGACTGGAAACGGCATCGCCAGGAACGAGGCCGGAAACCAGGCTGATGGCCAGGAGTCCtcgggaggatggag CTACACCGCTCCCGAAGGCGTGCCCATCAAGCTCAGCTTCACCTCCGGTGTGGGCGGCTACCAGCCTGTGGGCGACCACCTCCCCGTGGCACCCACGCCAGTGCCTCTTCCCTACGAACGTCAGGACTACTAA